The sequence GCATGAACAGGAAACTGGCACCCCAGATGGCGGCCAGGCTGAAAAGGCGAAGCAGATCGGTTGGGCGCATGACGGCGGTTCGAGGCAGGAAGAAGGTGACGAGCTTAACCGCATGGGTGCGCGCGGCAACACGGAGGTGACTTTCAAACTCCGACCGCCCGGTCGGTCGGCGCGCTTTCGCCCCTCCGGGACTCTGGCTAAGCTCGCTTCACTCCCCTCAAGCGAGCCGCGTCCATGTCCCACGCCCTGATCGCACAGGCCATCCTGCAAGGATTCGACGACTACCGCGAAGGCTTCCGGCAGATCACCGACGGCGCCCCGGCGCGCTTCGAGCAGGCGCAATGGCAGGAAATCCAGCACGCCTCGGCGGCGCGCATCAACCTCTACGAGGAGAAGGTCGGCGAGACGGTGGCGCGCCTGACCCGCGAGTTCGCGGCGGCCGACCTGCAGGACGTCGAGCGCTGGCCGCTGATCAAGAGCGCCTACATCGGCCTGATCGACCCGCGCAACGACGACGAGCTGGCGGAAACCTGGTTCAACTCGATCTTCTGCGGCCTGTTCAGCCACGACAACATCAGCGACGGCACCATGTTCGTGCACACCACGCGGCCGTCGCTGCGCCCCCACGCGCGCGATCCGCACACCCGCATCTATCGTCCGCAAGGCCACCTGCGCAAGACGCTGGAACAAATCCTCGTCGACTACCGCTTCAATGTGCCCTACGAGGATGCCGAAGGCGACCTGGCGCGCCTGGAAACGCTGCTGCACAGCAACCTGCCGGACTGGGTATGCAAGGACCCGGAACTGACCCTGGAGCTGATCGGCTCGGTGTTCTACCGCAACAAGGGCGCCTACCTGGTCGGTCGCCTGTTCACCCCGGACGAGCAGTGGCCGCTGGTGTTCCCGCTGATCCACCGTGAGGGCCAGGGCATCCGTTTCGACACCGTGATCACCGACGAGGCGGAGGTGTCGATCATCTTCTCCTTCACCCGCTCCTACTTCATGGTCGACGTGCCGGTGCCGGCGGAGCTGGTGGCCTTCCTCAAGCGCCTGCTGCCGGGCAAGCACATCGCCGAGCTGTACACCTCGATCGGCTTCTACAAACAGGGCAAGAGCGAGTTCTACCGTGCGCTGATCAACCACCTGGCGACCACCGACGACCGCTTCGTCATGGCCCCCGGCGTGCGCGGGATGGTGAT is a genomic window of Pseudomonas knackmussii B13 containing:
- the aceK gene encoding bifunctional isocitrate dehydrogenase kinase/phosphatase encodes the protein MSHALIAQAILQGFDDYREGFRQITDGAPARFEQAQWQEIQHASAARINLYEEKVGETVARLTREFAAADLQDVERWPLIKSAYIGLIDPRNDDELAETWFNSIFCGLFSHDNISDGTMFVHTTRPSLRPHARDPHTRIYRPQGHLRKTLEQILVDYRFNVPYEDAEGDLARLETLLHSNLPDWVCKDPELTLELIGSVFYRNKGAYLVGRLFTPDEQWPLVFPLIHREGQGIRFDTVITDEAEVSIIFSFTRSYFMVDVPVPAELVAFLKRLLPGKHIAELYTSIGFYKQGKSEFYRALINHLATTDDRFVMAPGVRGMVMSVFTLPGFNTVFKIIKDNFNPAKTVDHATVVQKYQLVKNHDRVGRLADTQQFADFRFPLSKFDPECLAELLEVAPSTVVLEGDVVLIRHCWTERRMTPLNLYLEHATETQQQETLYDYGLAIKQLAAANIFPGDMLLKNFGVTRHGRVVFYDYDEILYLTEVNFRHIPPPRYEEDEMASEPWYSVGPNDVFPEEFPRFLFADLKQRRLFAKLHGDLYDADYWKGLQAQIRAGKVIDVFPYRRNELPEKALAE